The Nymphaea colorata isolate Beijing-Zhang1983 unplaced genomic scaffold, ASM883128v2 scaffold0701, whole genome shotgun sequence sequence TCCATCCTTGCGACTAAGCTGCTGTCCTTGTATCGAAATTCGCAATTTAATagttctttttctccttgttgagATACCTAATTGCGCAAACTCTGTCTTTATTCTTCAGGTTTTCGTTTACTTTGTCAAGGTACTATGGTGAGGGGTGTAAATAGGGATTATCGATGATCGGAAAGGCAGTTTATGACTTTTTTTGTATGAACTGGACGTATTGAGCTGAGGGACAATCATTGAGCGTGATCCCTACGAGAGCGACTATGACAAATAGATAAAATGGAGGCATTATAAGAATGATAAATAATGGCATGCATAAATAGATTTCAACagaatataaattataaatccGATCTTCGCCAAAGTATAATATAAATACACAATGGAACTCATACTCGATCACTACTATGACATGTCCAAGCCCATCTACATGCTTCACCCTCAAAATAAGTTCTGGGAGGTTACGCTTGTCAACAAAAATGTGACTTTTAGAGTCGGAAAGGTCAAAGATAAGGTTTAGTCCCACACTGAACAGATTGAAAAATAATATCCTAGCGTTGCTGCTGCACGAGCCACTGTTATCCAGAAGATTAATGATAAATTGACCAAAGGATATGTGTGTCCATAGGCGACACTCAAAGAAGCTCCTAAAAAATCAGAGAAATAAAACCAGCTGTTGTGGTCAGAAATTAACCTAAAAAGACAAGAGCTTTTAGTGGGGATTATTATGAAAAAGGAAGCGAGAGTATTAAACTGTAGGTGAATGGAAAAGAGTAAAGATTACCAAGGTGggatagaataaaaaataaggatTTGAAATAAGATCTTTCGATACAAACGATGATGCTATAGTTTTTTGCCTAGAAGAATAGGAATGGATTAAAAGCGAAGGATTCAAATCTGCAAGCCACAAATTCATCTATTCTTTTGTTGAAGATatggaggaagagaaaaaggaaactaaaaCAAGATAAAGACTTAAAATAAAGGCAGAAACGTATTGTCAATCACTGAAATGACAGACGATGCGATTTCTCATAGAAGCAGAAACACATCATCAGCAAAAAGCGACAGAAGCGTCGCGAGTGGAGATTAAGATGATAATGACTACATCGATACTCACTCAAAGCTTGGAAGCCCTACAACAGCTTGCATCAAAGTGCTTCTCGCCTAGACATATAAGGAGATCTTGATCCTACAGGATGGATCATGAGTTAAAAGCTTGATGGCGTTAGATGCTTCTGGACTGGCTCAGTTATGTATTCCAGAAACGGAAATCGATTCTTCTTCCCTAAGTTCTTCACCAAAAATTGGCCTAAAAGTCAGCTAGATGGTGAGCTATTCATCGGAAGAGGAAAGTTTTCTGAAACTATTTCAGCAATAAAGAAGGGAACTCCCATCGACGAGGAATGGAAAAAGGTTAGATACTTAGTTTTTGACTGTCCGGGACTCAAGAAGCCTTTCAAGCAAAGAATAAAAGCTATGGAAGAAGTCTTATCATCCATCGACAATCCCTACATCAAATGCCATGCTCACAGATAATGCAAAGGCTTTGCCGATCTCTTCGACGAGCTCGATAAAGTGAATAAAGCTGAAGGCGAAGGTTTGATGCTAAGGGATCCTGAGTCATTCTACGAGAATAGAAGATCAAATTCTTTGCTAAAGGTGAAGACTTTTTACGATGATGAAGCAGTTGTGCTCGGATACAAGCCAGGAACAGGTAGATGCGAAGGGATGGTCGGTGCTTTGAGGGTTAGAAATACACATGGAGTATAATTTGAGGTTGGAAGTGGGCTCACTGACCAATAACGTAAAGGCCACCAAAAATCGGATCAAAAATTACTTACAAATatcaataattcaataaggattcGGGAAAGCCAAGGTTCCCAACCTATATGAGAGCCTACGAAGGAAGTATATGATCTATATGCTGATGCTTATGAATGGATCTTCGCTTATTTGGCATTATAATTATAACGAACAAAATACTATGAACAATCAAAGGTTCAAAACCTagatgcatttgaaataaatgagcACGCACTTGAAGCCGAGACGAAGAAGATTATTTCGGGAAAAGGATTCACAATCTTTGAAATCGCATATTCCAACATTAAGTAAGGATGATTATAGTTAGTCCAAGCAGAAAAAATTGAGTAAAGCTTGATTACGATGCATAAACGAGTAAAgtcaaagaaaaagcaaaagcttTGCGATCTATTTGCATAGAATCTCAGTTTGTTTTTTAGATTGAATAAGCAAAAATCCATCTATGAGCaacttttttccaaaaataaagaaaacagatagacaaaaagaaagctaAAAAGATGCACTTCAGCTCATATGAACAGAACAAGAACTTTTTAATAAGGACCAATGCGGGAATCTTTTTCCTTGGTCAGATCTAAAAGGCCACAATCAAGCTACTCATCAAAAAATCATAGAAAAATACTAACAATCCAATCGTAATTTTGATCATATgcatttttcttatgttttattTATCTAATCCACTTCTATTAATATAATTAAACATAGATGGGGGCCATACCAGCCATATAAATCGAACAGGTATCAACGCAGCCAGTTAAAATCTCTCAATTGACGCCCGATTCTTCAGCTTTTTTGGAGCAAGTCAAGAAAATGAAGGTAAGATAGCGTTTAATTTAGTTCCACAATAGCGCGCTGATTTAAAGAGAGCCACGGACGAAACGAGACAGGAAGTGAGCAAAGCTTTAAGCTCAGTTAAAAATAATCCTTACCTATTTCATCGAAAAAAGCCACAGACATACCAATCAAAATCAATAAACATGTTAGATTTTCtttagaggaagaagaaaagagtagTCACCGAAATCGATGACAAGAAAGCAATTCACGATTCCATAATCGTTAAGGAAACTGTTAAATATCCGTAAATCAAGCAGGCAAAGATGATCCATAATAGGCTTGATCGTAGATTTCTAAagagataaaaaataaatagtgcATTAAGTCTTattaatgcaaataaaaaatgatttatacCCAATGTTTTATTTATAATAACCAACAATATCAATACAGTTCTTGAAGACTTAGTTTACGCTGAGATGTTGTGATGTGTGAGCATGTTTCTTATCTAAAAGTTCATTTTTTCGGCATAGTTATTAGTATTTGAAAGTCTATTGTCTATCTTGatatttaaattgaaatttagtTGTCTTCTCAATTAATTATCTCAATTTTGGCTTATAGATAAGTAGCTTTGCAAATTACTTATTGCTTATGTGCCTATGATGTTTTTCCTATCTTTCTTGCCAGCTTCAACAAGCTCATTTACTTATCTGCTTTCTATTGATGATGGTTGACCTTCAAAATAGGATTTTGCTGATTTGCTCTTTGTTTTGctcttttaacaaaaatttccATCATTGATTTGCCCATAGTATGAAGGAAAATGGAACTCGTAAGTTGGTATAGAATGGAATcaaactaaaaatccaaaaaatatgtgatGTTTGCTTGTCTTTATTATGCCTTTTGATTGTCCAAAcagattttaaatattttagcGGACTATCCTTGCAAATGGATGTAATTGTAGATCCTTCTTCATTCGTTTAGACTACAACATGAGATACGTAGCTGATTTCCCTCAAATCATTAAAGTTAATAGTAAGTTGGGTGTAATTCTccatttatgatattttttgcaAGATGGTGGAGTTTTTGCACCATGGAATAAAGTTATGATATTCGTGAGTATCCTTGACGGTCGATAACATGATTTAGTGGGGTATTGAAACGATTTAATTCTTAAAATAGGTAAGCTATCTCGTGATTGACAGCAGTGACTTTCGAAGCATGTACAGCTTGGTTGTGATGGCCTCAATTAATTATATGTGTCAACTGTAATGTAGGTGATAATGATTGAATTGATTTGATCAGAAACAAATATCCATGTCCTGCTCGCAGAGACCAACAGTGACTGGCCACACCTTGAATCCCCTTTCTCTCAGCCTTTGGGTATGAGCTGTCAGCCGGGTGGCGATGTTGTTTATCTCTGAGCTGATGTCAACGTTGACGTTCCAAAGGCGTTCACCGATAACGCTGGACCTTTGGATGACTTTCTGCTCGAAGGTGTGCTTGTTGGTGAGTTCGCTCCACATGCATGACTCTCCACCGATGACGTTAACTGAAGGCACTCTTGGCTCGTAGCTGTACATCTTCCTCCAGTCCTCATAGACTCCGTAAACGTTGCCGTAGAAGTTGCCAAAGCCGATGTCGAGATAGGTGATATCGTAGTTGGACAAAATGACTTCGTTTTTTCTTCCGACCATCCTTCCCACGTTGGTGCTTATTCCCCACCATTCGATGACGTCCTCATCTTGCATGGGAAGATCAATGTCTTCGTTTGCCCAGTAGATCACCTTTTTGGTTGGGAAATACCTCTCCAGACTTTTTTCTGCTGTTGTCTATAGTAATCGACAGTTCAGAGTAGTTGGCGATGCTGTTGGCCTTCATCCAGTCGGTGATGCTCTGCGCTGTCCCCAGCAATCCTCGACCACCTCGTCTCCTCCGAAGTGGACGTACTGGTCATCGAATGTGTCATTGACGTAGTTCATGACATCGTTGACTACTTCCCAGGTCAGGTCGAGAGTGGGATCAAACTGGCCCATATAGATTCCGTTGCATGTGAGAGTGATGTCCTTGTATTTTTCACTCCTTCCCCACGATTGGGTGTGAGCAGGAGAGTCGATCTCTGGCACCACGCGGATTCCTCTAATCCTAGCATATTCGATAACAGTCTTGATGTCAGCAACTGTGAAAATCCCACCGATATGGCCGAACTCGCTGAGCTCAGGCACTTCTGGCACCTCCATAGGGAAGGCATCCTCGTCGATGATGTGCCAGTGAAGGACGTTCAGCTTTGAGTAAAGCATATGGTCAATGGCCTTCAGGATCTCAGAGACGGGCAGGAAGTGTCTTGAAGTGTCAATCATCAATCCACGCCACTTGAAAGAAGGAGCATCTTCCACCAAAATCGGAAGGCCAGCCACTTCATGCTTTTTTGCTCATTGACTGTGAACAGCtgagagaaagtttcaaatcCTCTTAGGAAGCCAGGATAGTAGTCGGCATTCAGTTCCCAGTTTTAGTGGTTTTGAAGAGAGAGGGTGTATGTTTAATGATTAACGTCGGTGGGGACTAAAAGATCCCCATTTTTAACGTTGATGCTAAGTGCAATCTGTCCTGCTTGGCGGTCCCGAGGCATTTGAAGACCTTGTTCAGATACCATTCGATAATTGTGTTGATTTCAGCTTGTTGAGAAGCATCAATCAGATATTGCACATTGCATGGACTTACGGTGACGGTTTCTCCATGGGGATTGGACGAAAAGGAGACTGGTTTGGGCCAAATCTTGTCTGTGGAGTCTGTAGCGGCAGTAGTTATGGCAACGATCGCCAGAACAAGGAGGAATAATCTCATACAATAAGTTTAAATGATAAATGTCCTTTATTTAAAGGGAATAAAACAAACTACTTACCTAAAAGGTGAAGCCTCGTCCCATAACAGTAAGCCAAAATAATACAATTTGAGGGTAAATCAATGATAACGGTGATCTGGAATATTCTTATACTGTAAGGTTATCTTATTTTTCTCGAATTCTTTTGTTGAATTTATGGTATATTCCGGCCACGGAGATTATAATAGATAAATGATTGCAAGCAAAAACATAGTGATTACAGGCGGAAACATAGGTATTGGATTTTAGACAGCTAAGGGACTCTTTGCAGATGGCCACCATATCATCTTCGGCAGCAGAAACGAGCAGAGGAACATCACAGCCACCCAAGCCATTCTGCAGTCGGCTCCTAATTCTAAGGGAAGTGTCAAATGGTTCAAGCTGGATCTCTCCAGAAGGGACTCCATAGAGGAATTCGCTAAGTTTGTTGGAAGATAGTTCGAACATATCGATATCCTGATCAACAATGCTGGGATGATCATGCACGAACGACAGGTCAACGAAATGGGAGTGGAGATGACTATGGCTGTCAATCA is a genomic window containing:
- the LOC116245496 gene encoding uncharacterized protein LOC116245496 — encoded protein: MIDTSRHFLPVSEILKAIDHMLYSKLNVLHWHIIDEDAFPMEVPEVPELSEFGHIGGIFTVADIKTVIEYARIRGIRVVPEIDSPAHTQSWGRSEKYKDITLTCNGIYMGQFDPTLDLTWEVVNDVMNYVNDTFDDQYVHFGGDETTAEKSLERYFPTKKVIYWANEDIDLPMQDEDVIEWWGISTNVGRMVGRKNEVILSNYDITYLDIGFGNFYGNVYGVYEDWRKMYSYEPRVPSVNVIGGESCMWSELTNKHTFEQKVIQRSSVIGERLWNVNVDISSEINNIATRLTAHTQRLRERGFKVWPVTVGLCEQDMDICF